The following proteins come from a genomic window of Flavobacterium crocinum:
- a CDS encoding rSAM-modified peptide, with amino-acid sequence MKTTTYTFKDFQKETISKKEQKIIKGGGDEEIDPGRGKGNGNG; translated from the coding sequence ATGAAAACTACAACATACACATTCAAAGATTTCCAAAAAGAAACAATTTCTAAAAAAGAGCAAAAAATTATTAAAGGTGGTGGTGATGAAGAAATTGATCCGGGAAGAGGTAAAGGAAACGGAAACGGGTAA
- a CDS encoding rSAM-modified peptide: protein MKTTTYTFKDFQKETISKKEQKTIIGGGGDEVDPGRGKGNGNG from the coding sequence ATGAAAACTACAACATACACATTCAAAGATTTCCAAAAAGAAACAATCTCTAAAAAAGAGCAAAAAACTATTATTGGTGGAGGCGGTGACGAAGTTGATCCGGGAAGAGGTAAAGGAAACGGAAACGGGTAA